The following coding sequences are from one Nitrosopumilaceae archaeon window:
- a CDS encoding NADH-quinone oxidoreductase subunit L, with amino-acid sequence MAILPFDLSSSSLSVWAIWILPFIAALIIPAVAKISKRATGGVAVAFALASAISAATLLPLALGNHEIHNQVSWISSIGLKAGILADPLAIIMANVVGWISFLIFVYSTGYMKGDKDITRFWFWMTFFVGSMQLIVLSDNFLQLFFGWEGVGLASYALVGFWYRDKKKDHVGIEGRKVLGLVDYYSPTHSGIKAFIMTKVGDVMMLSGMFLIFAFAGTFGFRELTQHTEWATAMSAQHLLIPAAVLLFGGAVGKSAQFPLNEWLLEAMTGPTAVSALIHAATMVKAGVFLVARLGPLFFALAAIGINMDQFFEVVAWVGAITALLLATQGMVHPEIKKVLAYSTGSQIGYMMMALGVAGLSRQFVDGYTAGFFHLISHAMFKASLFMAAGSLLHIVGSRFMTDMGGLRKYMKKTYAFMWAAGLALMGAPFITTGFWSKDAIFAAVYESGNTWALPIFVIALVTAVITAFYTTRMIGMVFFGNKSKHVENMEKEGHHIHEASASMWIPYGILAVLTIGIGIIGLSFEHEIHRIFTDYLSTYFGIKSGIVAIESQSVLGGFLNGVNPIALTASLAAFGIGFGLGYIFYIGRFADPVKFVNSNLFFYSIHKFFLNRWYLNSLIYWAFVIGPLYFGRGVYRYFENVVIEGFNTGPQKAVAVGARILQGSQTGISQSYLYVFGAGILFVVLLLLI; translated from the coding sequence ATGGCTATTTTACCTTTTGATTTATCCTCTAGTTCTCTTAGCGTATGGGCCATTTGGATTTTACCGTTTATTGCAGCTCTAATAATACCAGCAGTTGCAAAAATTTCAAAAAGAGCTACTGGTGGAGTTGCTGTGGCATTTGCTTTAGCAAGTGCAATTTCTGCAGCTACACTTTTGCCACTTGCACTAGGAAACCATGAAATTCATAATCAAGTTTCATGGATTTCATCAATCGGATTAAAGGCAGGAATTCTGGCTGATCCTCTTGCCATTATAATGGCAAACGTAGTTGGATGGATCTCATTTTTGATTTTTGTATATAGTACGGGTTACATGAAGGGCGATAAAGACATCACAAGATTCTGGTTCTGGATGACATTCTTTGTTGGATCAATGCAGCTGATTGTTCTTTCAGATAACTTTTTGCAGCTCTTCTTTGGATGGGAAGGAGTAGGATTAGCTTCTTACGCCTTAGTAGGTTTCTGGTATAGAGATAAAAAGAAAGATCATGTTGGAATTGAAGGACGTAAGGTTCTGGGACTAGTAGACTACTATTCACCAACACATTCAGGAATAAAGGCATTCATCATGACAAAAGTTGGAGACGTAATGATGTTATCTGGAATGTTTTTGATTTTTGCATTTGCTGGTACATTTGGATTTAGAGAATTAACTCAACATACAGAATGGGCTACGGCAATGTCAGCACAACATCTTTTGATTCCAGCAGCAGTTTTGCTTTTTGGTGGCGCAGTAGGAAAATCAGCACAATTTCCACTTAATGAATGGCTACTTGAGGCCATGACTGGTCCTACCGCAGTTTCAGCTTTGATACATGCTGCAACAATGGTTAAGGCCGGAGTATTTTTAGTGGCAAGATTAGGACCATTATTCTTTGCATTAGCTGCTATTGGTATTAACATGGATCAATTCTTTGAAGTTGTTGCTTGGGTAGGTGCAATTACAGCACTACTGCTTGCAACTCAAGGAATGGTTCATCCAGAAATTAAGAAAGTTCTTGCATATTCAACAGGTTCACAGATTGGTTATATGATGATGGCACTTGGTGTGGCAGGATTGTCAAGACAATTTGTTGATGGTTATACTGCTGGGTTCTTCCATCTTATATCTCACGCAATGTTCAAGGCATCGCTTTTCATGGCTGCAGGTTCACTATTACACATTGTAGGTTCTCGATTCATGACAGATATGGGGGGATTAAGAAAATACATGAAGAAAACATATGCGTTCATGTGGGCTGCAGGACTTGCACTAATGGGTGCCCCATTTATCACTACTGGATTTTGGAGTAAAGATGCAATCTTTGCAGCTGTATATGAATCTGGAAATACATGGGCATTACCGATATTTGTAATTGCACTCGTCACTGCAGTAATTACTGCATTTTATACTACCAGAATGATTGGTATGGTCTTCTTTGGAAATAAGAGTAAACATGTAGAAAATATGGAAAAAGAAGGTCATCATATTCATGAAGCAAGTGCCTCAATGTGGATACCATATGGTATACTTGCAGTACTTACAATAGGCATAGGTATCATAGGATTATCATTTGAACATGAAATACATAGAATCTTTACAGATTATCTTAGTACTTATTTTGGAATAAAATCAGGAATTGTTGCTATAGAATCACAATCAGTTCTAGGTGGATTTTTGAACGGAGTTAACCCTATTGCACTTACTGCATCACTCGCTGCATTTGGAATTGGATTTGGATTAGGGTATATCTTCTATATAGGAAGATTTGCAGATCCTGTAAAATTTGTAAATTCTAATTTATTTTTCTATTCTATACATAAATTCTTCCTAAATAGATGGTATCTTAACTCCTTGATCTACTGGGCTTTTGTAATTGGACCGCTATATTTTGGAAGGGGTGTGTACAGATACTTTGAAAATGTTGTAATCGAAGGTTTTAACACAGGTCCACAAAAAGCAGTTGCTGTTGGTGCACGAATATTGCAAGGATCTCAAACTGGAATTTCTCAATCATATTTGTATGTATTTGGAGCTGGAATACTATTTGTAGTACTCCTTTTGTTAATTTAG
- a CDS encoding NADH-quinone oxidoreductase subunit N, with product MIEFTSTPIILTILLGSVGVILPVISIIRKERGSSLYGGIAFGALIAAICFVAYQILLKHIMPAAIFSKNVLVDDTFGSFFAIAMLIVSIMTTVSSFNYMRGRSNPAVYYSLILLASIGMVLIAYSTDLVMLFVAWELMSIPTYVLAGFNKKDPSSNEAAIKYFLFGALSSGIIIYGISIAYGLTGSTNIGVVISGFSKLGPDMMPLALLAVGMFIAGFGFKIGLVPFHMWLPDTYEGSPPTIAGLLAAGTKKAGFAAALRVIIMGTIALNVDWAFALGIIAIITMTVGNLAAIMQKNLTRMLAYSSIAHAGYILIGLSVAPFSQIGIQASLFHILNHAVMKAAAFIAAAGIITTLAVSHIDKLRGLGKRMPITSLGLVISLLALAGVPPLNGFWSKLMLFGAAINAGSVAPWAPYLAVAGVLNSALSLGYYGWIIRKMYFEEGESDKRVKEPKSIIAVMIFSIIFMVGIGVYPDPIIEFAKSAVPNLSALSTIH from the coding sequence ATGATCGAATTCACATCAACACCAATCATTCTAACTATACTATTGGGATCAGTAGGAGTAATACTTCCAGTTATTAGTATAATAAGAAAAGAACGAGGTTCATCACTATATGGAGGAATAGCATTTGGAGCTTTAATTGCAGCAATTTGTTTTGTTGCATATCAAATTCTTTTAAAGCACATCATGCCAGCAGCAATCTTTTCAAAAAATGTTCTTGTTGATGATACCTTTGGTTCATTTTTTGCAATTGCTATGCTTATTGTTAGCATAATGACAACAGTTAGTTCATTTAATTACATGCGGGGAAGATCTAATCCTGCAGTATACTATTCTTTGATACTTCTTGCATCCATCGGAATGGTGCTTATTGCATATTCTACTGATTTAGTAATGTTGTTTGTAGCTTGGGAGCTCATGAGTATTCCAACTTACGTTCTTGCAGGATTTAATAAAAAAGATCCATCATCAAACGAAGCTGCAATCAAATACTTTTTGTTTGGTGCTTTATCGTCAGGAATTATAATCTATGGAATATCCATTGCATATGGACTTACAGGCTCAACTAACATAGGAGTTGTAATTTCAGGATTCTCAAAACTTGGACCAGATATGATGCCATTAGCACTTTTAGCAGTAGGCATGTTCATTGCCGGATTTGGATTTAAAATTGGTCTTGTACCATTTCATATGTGGCTTCCTGATACATACGAAGGTTCTCCACCTACTATTGCTGGACTTTTAGCAGCAGGTACAAAGAAGGCAGGGTTTGCTGCGGCTTTGCGTGTAATAATAATGGGTACAATTGCCTTAAACGTTGATTGGGCTTTTGCACTCGGAATAATTGCTATTATAACAATGACTGTAGGCAACTTGGCTGCAATAATGCAAAAGAATCTCACTAGAATGCTTGCATATTCCAGTATAGCTCATGCCGGATACATACTAATTGGATTAAGTGTTGCACCTTTTTCGCAAATTGGTATTCAAGCATCGCTCTTTCACATATTAAATCATGCAGTAATGAAGGCAGCTGCCTTTATTGCAGCAGCTGGAATAATCACTACACTGGCAGTCTCACACATTGACAAGTTACGCGGTTTAGGAAAAAGAATGCCAATAACATCACTTGGATTGGTGATTTCATTACTTGCACTAGCAGGTGTTCCTCCGCTAAATGGATTCTGGAGTAAACTCATGTTGTTTGGTGCAGCTATCAATGCTGGCTCTGTCGCACCATGGGCTCCTTATCTTGCAGTTGCAGGTGTTCTAAACAGCGCACTCTCTCTTGGATACTATGGTTGGATAATAAGAAAGATGTATTTTGAAGAAGGCGAATCAGACAAGAGAGTAAAAGAACCAAAATCTATAATTGCCGTTATGATATTCTCAATTATATTTATGGTAGGAATAGGAGTCTATCCTGATCCAATAATTGAATTTGCAAAATCTGCTGTTCCAAACCTTAGTGCACTTTCTACTATACACTAA
- a CDS encoding polyprenyl synthetase family protein: MDRKNLEINPLLKDYKQYVDKINAALKHELELYSASEFVEPLQYALDGGKRIRPIILLLSAESVGSCDENAYVASCAVELLHTESVIHDDIIDNEILRRRKDPFHIKYGYNTSIITGDFVLGLILNISSRLNNPRIASELANTAMMMSDGEMIETRLESSEDVTFDDYLKVIEYKTATAFEAASKIGAILGGGTEDQILALAEYGKNVGIAYQIHDDLQDWNNEDKLFNALIKKSSDPRNIFNHMDFLLKDYSQKSKMGLRKIKDCPAKSNLVNLVDLTMFSV, translated from the coding sequence TTGGATAGAAAAAATCTTGAAATTAACCCATTGTTAAAAGACTACAAACAATATGTAGATAAAATAAATGCTGCATTAAAACATGAATTAGAACTTTATTCCGCTTCTGAATTTGTTGAACCTCTTCAATATGCTCTTGATGGAGGAAAAAGAATTAGACCTATTATTCTTCTATTATCTGCAGAAAGCGTAGGAAGTTGTGATGAAAATGCATATGTTGCTTCTTGTGCGGTTGAATTATTACATACAGAATCAGTGATACATGATGATATAATTGATAATGAGATTTTAAGAAGGAGAAAAGATCCATTTCATATAAAATATGGCTATAATACGAGCATAATTACAGGTGATTTTGTTCTAGGCTTGATTTTAAATATATCATCAAGATTGAATAATCCTAGAATTGCAAGTGAGCTTGCTAATACCGCAATGATGATGAGCGATGGTGAGATGATTGAGACAAGATTAGAATCAAGTGAAGATGTTACTTTTGATGATTATCTTAAGGTAATCGAGTATAAAACTGCAACAGCTTTTGAAGCTGCTTCAAAAATTGGCGCCATACTTGGGGGCGGAACAGAAGATCAAATACTTGCTCTTGCAGAATATGGAAAAAATGTAGGAATTGCTTATCAAATTCATGATGATCTGCAGGATTGGAATAATGAGGATAAATTATTTAATGCTTTAATAAAAAAGAGTTCAGATCCACGTAATATCTTTAATCACATGGATTTCTTGCTAAAAGATTATTCTCAAAAATCAAAAATGGGGTTAAGAAAAATCAAAGATTGTCCTGCAAAATCTAATCTAGTGAATCTTGTAGATCTTACAATGTTTAGTGTATAG
- a CDS encoding iron-containing redox enzyme family protein, with the protein MKSLVTRIDQLIEKQSLLKHKFYVMWNEGTLTHESLNGYSKEYFQLVKAVPTFVNMIMDGAPHGKDTIAANQKEESEHIVLWMKFAGSLGVSKIELEEYDGLEKTRQAVSNLSKLMTVFEGGAAAMYTLEQEIPKISSSKIDGLRKFYNITTDDAIEYFRLHIEADIRHAALWRKILEKTPIENEEELFNIASKSIAAQNMLLDSCYEAYC; encoded by the coding sequence ATGAAATCTCTTGTAACACGAATCGATCAGTTAATAGAAAAACAAAGTTTGTTGAAGCATAAATTTTATGTTATGTGGAATGAAGGAACACTAACACATGAATCTCTTAACGGTTATTCAAAAGAATATTTTCAGCTTGTTAAAGCAGTACCCACGTTTGTAAATATGATTATGGATGGTGCACCTCATGGTAAAGATACAATTGCAGCAAATCAAAAAGAAGAATCTGAACATATAGTACTTTGGATGAAGTTTGCTGGTTCATTAGGTGTATCTAAAATAGAATTGGAAGAATATGATGGTCTTGAAAAGACAAGACAGGCTGTCTCAAATCTTTCAAAACTTATGACTGTATTTGAAGGTGGTGCCGCTGCAATGTATACTCTTGAACAAGAAATTCCAAAAATAAGCTCATCAAAAATTGATGGACTAAGAAAGTTCTATAATATAACAACTGATGATGCAATTGAATATTTTAGACTGCATATAGAAGCTGATATACGACATGCTGCATTATGGAGAAAAATTCTCGAAAAAACACCAATAGAAAATGAAGAAGAATTATTTAATATTGCAAGTAAATCAATTGCGGCGCAGAATATGTTACTTGATAGTTGTTACGAAGCTTACTGCTAA
- a CDS encoding TATA-box-binding protein — translation MPQTKPIVSIENVVASASVDQRIDLNVITQTFPDVEYHPDQFPGLVFRLKSPKTATLIFSSGKMVCTGAKSEEQAIKAVRSVVQKLRKGGIKIKKDAVIVIQNIVASASLGGKIHLEQAARTLPRSMYEPEQFPGLIHRMLDPKTVILLFASGKLVCTGAKKEAEVYRAVHNLHTLLEEKELMIYES, via the coding sequence ATGCCTCAAACAAAGCCAATTGTCAGCATAGAAAATGTTGTGGCCTCGGCATCGGTGGATCAAAGAATTGATCTCAATGTAATCACGCAAACTTTTCCTGATGTTGAGTATCATCCTGATCAATTCCCAGGTTTAGTCTTCAGACTGAAATCCCCAAAAACTGCAACATTGATTTTTAGTTCTGGTAAGATGGTTTGTACCGGTGCAAAATCAGAAGAACAGGCTATCAAAGCAGTAAGAAGTGTAGTACAAAAACTTCGAAAGGGCGGTATCAAAATAAAAAAAGACGCCGTCATAGTTATTCAAAATATAGTGGCATCTGCAAGCCTTGGAGGAAAAATTCACTTAGAACAGGCTGCAAGAACTCTTCCACGAAGTATGTATGAACCGGAACAATTTCCTGGTTTAATACATAGAATGCTTGATCCCAAAACAGTAATCTTACTTTTTGCGTCAGGAAAACTTGTTTGTACTGGTGCAAAAAAAGAAGCAGAAGTCTATAGGGCAGTACATAATTTGCACACCTTGCTAGAGGAAAAAGAACTAATGATCTACGAAAGCTAA
- the pyrE gene encoding orotate phosphoribosyltransferase, giving the protein MEFVKEFATFLYQNGAIKFGNFKLSSGKDSPYYIDLRVVPSFPHQFRKMIKTLQNSISEKIGFDNFDCIASVPTSGLVIASALAIETVKPLIYIRQKPKDYGTENVIEGKIVEGSRILLVDDVGTTGLSLLNTIKALKAAKMIVTDAFTIINRFEGARELLASENVRLYEITDIIALSSILHEANLLDDEIFERIKKQIGLI; this is encoded by the coding sequence GTGGAGTTTGTCAAAGAATTTGCAACTTTTTTGTACCAAAATGGTGCAATCAAATTTGGAAATTTTAAACTTTCAAGTGGTAAAGACAGTCCTTATTATATTGATCTAAGGGTTGTACCAAGTTTTCCACACCAATTTCGTAAAATGATAAAAACCCTTCAAAATTCTATATCTGAAAAGATAGGATTTGACAATTTTGATTGTATTGCTTCTGTTCCTACCTCTGGACTTGTGATTGCATCAGCTCTTGCTATTGAAACTGTGAAACCTCTCATATACATAAGACAAAAACCAAAAGATTATGGTACTGAGAATGTAATAGAAGGAAAAATAGTAGAAGGTTCCAGAATCTTACTTGTTGATGATGTTGGAACAACTGGTCTTTCTCTACTAAATACCATCAAAGCACTCAAAGCTGCAAAAATGATTGTGACAGATGCGTTTACAATAATAAATAGATTCGAAGGTGCAAGGGAGCTTTTAGCATCTGAAAATGTAAGATTGTACGAAATTACAGATATCATTGCATTAAGCTCGATATTACATGAAGCAAATTTGCTTGATGATGAGATTTTTGAGCGAATTAAAAAACAAATAGGTCTAATCTGA
- a CDS encoding transcriptional regulator: MPEIWLSYGPTDIVLDIRAENLDKKIEVGGTNLTDLEISSKLEQIDLTKPTELVILEYSKSVKKIISILLEKCNQKSIPKPKILVDKSNFHVLKNIFSDPTLIISEFGMSQLSNSNLVFIGEMEFDGLFGFNTISTKLIRRFGKDHMLSAYEKRKGNLPAPGEDLQTYTVAQKFTDTFDISAIEIVANSLGVVDLFVGHPSTTSSISKSLSSIAINEIGKHRTMIISTGKESSDQTFGRSLSSLWNCSEAIKEEGLAILLAECRNGIGSEAIQQYVEGRMSLDRLQNPAKYVDGMEDLLFLTETRKKFQIGIVSILPEFYTKKLDISSFGGIKHTMDYILKTQGARQKISIVSDGSHVLLR, translated from the coding sequence ATGCCAGAAATTTGGCTTAGTTATGGGCCTACAGACATTGTATTAGATATACGAGCTGAAAATCTTGACAAAAAAATAGAGGTAGGAGGAACAAATCTGACAGATCTTGAAATCTCTTCAAAACTTGAACAAATTGATCTTACAAAACCAACTGAACTTGTAATTCTAGAATATTCTAAATCTGTAAAAAAAATAATTTCTATATTATTAGAAAAATGTAATCAAAAATCAATTCCAAAACCAAAAATTCTAGTTGACAAATCTAATTTTCATGTATTAAAAAACATTTTTTCAGATCCTACCTTGATAATTTCAGAATTTGGCATGTCACAACTTTCAAACTCTAATTTGGTTTTTATTGGTGAAATGGAATTTGATGGGCTCTTTGGATTTAATACCATATCGACAAAATTAATAAGAAGATTTGGAAAAGATCATATGCTTTCTGCATATGAGAAAAGAAAAGGAAATCTACCTGCTCCTGGAGAAGATCTTCAAACATACACAGTAGCTCAGAAATTTACAGATACTTTTGATATCTCTGCAATAGAGATTGTTGCAAATTCATTGGGTGTGGTAGATTTATTCGTTGGTCATCCATCCACTACATCCTCAATATCCAAATCTCTTTCTTCAATTGCAATAAATGAGATAGGAAAACACCGTACAATGATTATTAGTACCGGAAAAGAAAGTAGCGACCAAACATTTGGTAGATCACTTTCTTCTTTATGGAATTGTTCTGAAGCAATTAAGGAAGAAGGTTTAGCTATTCTTCTAGCAGAATGTCGTAATGGTATAGGTTCTGAGGCAATACAACAATATGTTGAGGGAAGAATGAGTTTAGACAGGTTACAAAATCCAGCAAAATATGTGGATGGAATGGAAGATCTCTTATTTTTAACTGAAACTAGAAAAAAATTTCAGATAGGAATAGTTTCTATTTTGCCAGAATTCTATACTAAAAAGCTTGACATATCATCATTTGGTGGCATAAAACACACAATGGATTATATTTTAAAAACACAAGGTGCTAGACAAAAAATATCTATTGTTTCTGATGGTTCCCATGTATTGTTAAGATAA